In Natranaerovirga pectinivora, the sequence ATGAAGTACAAGAAGTTAATCTTCTTGTTAATCATATTGAAGTGGAATTTGATCAATCTGCTTTATGGGTTGAAGACACTCTTTATGTGCCATTTCGTCCACTTTTTGATACATTAGGTGGTGAGGTGATTTGGGATGAGGCATCTAGAACTGCTACTGGTATTTTTGAAGAATACACAGTCTCAATTCAAATCGATACTCAAATGATTTCAACTAACGATGAAACTTTTATCAATGAAGACATTCTTATTTTAAATGGAAGGTTATTAATTCCTGCTAAAATGGCTACAGAACTATTACCTGTATATGCATATTGGTTTGAAGAATACAACGCTGTTCTTTTGGCTATCCCTTCTCAAGGTTTTTTATGGGAAGTAAACCATAATGATGTAAAAGTATATATGCTAGGTTCAATACATTTTGGAAGAGAAAATATGTACCCATTAAGAAATGAGATTACCAATGCATTCTTAACATCCGATTACTTAGCACTTGAAGCAGATGGTATGAATATTTCTAATGAGACCGTTGAATATATAACATCTAAAATGATGTATACGGATGGCACAACAATAAAAGATCATATTTCTGAAGAAACCTATGATGAATTAGTATCCTATTTAACAAACCTTGGTGTTGATATTGAATTGGTAATTACTCATAAACCTTGGCAATTGGCTATGGAACTTTCTGGTTTATTCTATAATTTCGCAGAAGCCTATGCTGAATTAGGTATAGAAACATACTTTTTAAATATGAAACCAGAAGAAATGCCTATTATTGAATTAGAAGGTTTAATTTCTCAAATTGATATGTTAGATGGTTTTTCTAAGGATTTACAAGAAATAAATCTATTGTCTTCTTTAGTTGATTTAGAAGAGACTGTAATGGGAATTGATTCATTATATGAGACTTGGATGAAAGGGGATCTTGCTACTTTAGAAAGTCTTGTATTCCCTGAGTTAGATGAAGAAATGACAGAAAAAGAATTAGAACTATTTAATGAATACAATAATGCTATGCATACTGTTAGAAACCATGGAATGGCTGATTCCATTGAAGAATTCTTATTAAGTGATGAAGCTGCTACTTATTTTGTAATTATTGGCGCTGCTCATTTTGTAGGTGAAGATAGCATTATTAATATTTTAATTGATAAAGGGTTTGAAGTTATTTCTTATAACTAAAAAGGTCAATCTAAAAGGGGTGAATACCAAAACGTATTCACCCCTTTATTTTTATCCAAATATTACATTGTTCATATCATACATACCTTTAGTTTTAGTACTTAAATACTTAGCCGCTTTAATTGCTCCATTGGCAAAAATAGCTTTTGACTGTGCAGTATGCTTAAATTCTATTACTTCATCTTGACCTGCAAATAGTATAGAATGCTCTCCTACAATTGTTCCACCTCTTACAGTATGCATTCCTATTTCATTTTTCGGTCTTGGTACAGATGCATCATGTCTATCATAATTATAAGCGTAAGGATCTTTTAATACGCTATTAATGGCTTCTGAAAACATTAGAGCTGTTCCACTTGGTGCATCTACTTTTAGATTATGATGCTTTTCAATTATTTCAATATCATAATTGTTATTAGCAAGCATTTCTGTTGCTGCTTTTACTAAGCTTACTAATGCATTTACACCTAATGACATATTAGATGATCTAAGAATTGGTATAAATGTGCTGGCTTCCTGAACATTTTTTAATTGAGCTTCTGATAATCCCGTTGTACATAGAACCAGTGGTAATTCTCTTTCTTTTGCAAATTCAATTAAAGGATCTACTGCTTTTGCAATTGAAAAATCAATGATAACATCTGCTTCTACATTACATTCAAATATATTTGTAAAAACTGGAAATCCATTATCAAATTTATCTGTTGCATCTAATCCTGCTACTATTTCTACTTCTGGATCTTGTTTTACAAGGTCTGATATTACCTGACCCATTTTTCCATTGCAACCGTGCATTATAATTTTAATCATTGGTATAACTCCTTTTTATATATTGCTTAAACCATAACTTTTTATTGTATTTACTAAGTTTTCCCTGCTTTGAGCATCCATACTCGTTAATGGCTTTCTACAAGCCCCTACTTCAAATCCAATTATATTTAATGCTTCTTTTACTGGAATTGGATTCACATCAGAAAACATGGCATTAATGATTGGAAGCATTGTTAATTGTAGGTCAGCACTTCCTTTTATATCCCCATTCATAAATTTGGCTACGATGTCATGAGTTTCTCTTGGC encodes:
- a CDS encoding TraB/GumN family protein, giving the protein MKKSSKFILALVLCTTLLFTPIISGNEVQEVNLLVNHIEVEFDQSALWVEDTLYVPFRPLFDTLGGEVIWDEASRTATGIFEEYTVSIQIDTQMISTNDETFINEDILILNGRLLIPAKMATELLPVYAYWFEEYNAVLLAIPSQGFLWEVNHNDVKVYMLGSIHFGRENMYPLRNEITNAFLTSDYLALEADGMNISNETVEYITSKMMYTDGTTIKDHISEETYDELVSYLTNLGVDIELVITHKPWQLAMELSGLFYNFAEAYAELGIETYFLNMKPEEMPIIELEGLISQIDMLDGFSKDLQEINLLSSLVDLEETVMGIDSLYETWMKGDLATLESLVFPELDEEMTEKELELFNEYNNAMHTVRNHGMADSIEEFLLSDEAATYFVIIGAAHFVGEDSIINILIDKGFEVISYN
- the dapB gene encoding 4-hydroxy-tetrahydrodipicolinate reductase; the protein is MIKIIMHGCNGKMGQVISDLVKQDPEVEIVAGLDATDKFDNGFPVFTNIFECNVEADVIIDFSIAKAVDPLIEFAKERELPLVLCTTGLSEAQLKNVQEASTFIPILRSSNMSLGVNALVSLVKAATEMLANNNYDIEIIEKHHNLKVDAPSGTALMFSEAINSVLKDPYAYNYDRHDASVPRPKNEIGMHTVRGGTIVGEHSILFAGQDEVIEFKHTAQSKAIFANGAIKAAKYLSTKTKGMYDMNNVIFG